The following coding sequences lie in one Rutidosis leptorrhynchoides isolate AG116_Rl617_1_P2 chromosome 4, CSIRO_AGI_Rlap_v1, whole genome shotgun sequence genomic window:
- the LOC139843827 gene encoding uncharacterized protein: MSHLASISGAGVRLPIIISTRRFSTAIASLASSQPSPPPPQPKSKSNTSPFVADLTSKTQDFDYVIANPNGTNPALRSVNSTESGIEKVIFDFRFLALLAVAGSLAGSLLCFLDGCVYVVDAYKIYWTSCLKGVLSGKMVFRLVEAIDVYLAGTVMLIFGMGLYGLFISNAPDNIPAADDHAIQGSSLFGMFTLRERPKWMKISSLDELKTKVGHVIVMILLVKMFEKSKMVTITTGLDLFYYSCCIFLSSASLYILHNLHKDDHK, encoded by the exons ATGTCACATTTGGCTTCTATCTCCGGCGCCGGCGTACGACTTCCGATAATAATTTCCACCAGACGCTTTTCAACAGCAATTGCCTCTTTAGCTTCATCACAACCCTCACCACCTCCACCGCAACCAAAGTCAAAGTCAAACACATCGCCTTTTGTTGCCGATTTAACGTCAAAAACGCAGGATTTTGATTATGTGATTGCGAATCCAAACGGAACAAATCCTGCTTTACGGTCTGTGAATTCAACTGAATCTGGCATTGAAAAG GTGATATTTGACTTTAGGTTTTTGGCACTTCTGGCTGTTGCAGGCTCATTAGCCGGTTCCTTGCTATGTTTTCTAGAT GGCTGTGTTTATGTTGTTGATGCTTATAAAATCTACTGGACGAGCTGTTTGAAAGGAGTTCTTTCTGGGAAGATGGTGTTTCGATTAGTTGAAGCAATAG ATGTTTATCTTGCTGGGACAGTGATGTTAATATTTGGTATGGGTTTGTACGGGTTGTTCATCAGTAATGCACCTGATAATATACCAGCAGCTGATGATCATGCTATCCAGGGTTCTTCCTTGTTTGGGATGTTTACTTTGAGA GAACGACCTAAATGGATGAAAATCAGCTCACTTGATGAATTGAAGACGAAAGTTGGGCACGTAATTGTGATGATTCTTCTAGTAAAGATGTTTGAGAAGAGCAAAATGGTGACGATTACGACTGGTTTGGATCTTTTTTACTACTCATGCTGTATATTCCTCTCTTCGGCTTCTCTGTACATTCTTCACAATCTTCACAAAGATGACCATAAATAA